Proteins from one Emys orbicularis isolate rEmyOrb1 chromosome 2, rEmyOrb1.hap1, whole genome shotgun sequence genomic window:
- the BTD gene encoding LOW QUALITY PROTEIN: biotinidase (The sequence of the model RefSeq protein was modified relative to this genomic sequence to represent the inferred CDS: substituted 1 base at 1 genomic stop codon) yields MRGAACSATADPVRGAGAGSSXGAAPEGLGWHLWTEVMLEACCIVFLFFFCYQVASAEVHREGHYVAAVYEHRPILSPNPATLTDRRSALELMSRNLYIYEEQVIAAAKQGAQIIVFPEDGIHGFNFTRETIYPYLEFVPCPQSVKWNPCREPHLFSDTEVLQQLSCMALRSKMFLVANIGAKQPCEYNDPLCPPDGRYQFNTDVVFNANGTLVARYRKQNLYFEYAFNTPPEVDHVLFDTPFAGKFGMFTCFDILFYEPAVSLVKEYNVKQVVYPTAWMNQLPLLSAVEFQQAFATAFNINVLAANIHHPALGMTGSGIYTPLKSFIYHDMESHDGKLIVAEISVMTPEREPQLESNARPRKSIEYPHNNFASLHIDDQVCNKKEQKAHCWVAEKEDKEAPLIFYREMMYDNFTLVPVRGTKGELQVCANTLCCYLSYQRPTISDELYALGVFDGLHTVHGTYYVQVCALVKCGGLSYSTCGQEVTDATALIDFELGGNFSTSYIFPLLLMSGINLDFTDHLGWKNNYYFMSKSGLSSGLVTAALYGRWYERD; encoded by the exons ATGAGAGGAGCCGCGTGCAGCGCAACAGCCGACCCCGTGAGGGGAGCAGGGGCGGGCTCGAGCTGAGGGGCTGCTCCGGAGGGACTGGGCTGGC ATTTATGGACAGAGGTCATGTTGGAAGCCTGCTGtatagtttttcttttctttttctgctatCAAGTTGCCTCAGCAGAAGTTCACAGAGAAGGACATTATGTTGCTGCTGTGTACGAACATCGACCCATACTGAGTCCTAACCCAGCAACCCTGACTGATCGACGCTCTGCATTAGAGTTGATGAGCAGAAACCTATATATATATGAAGAGCAAGTAATAGCTGCAGCCAAACAG GGGGCACAGATCATTGTATTTCCTGAAGATGGAATCCATGGCTTCAACTTCACTAGAGAGACCATTTACCCTTATTTGGAGTTTGTTCCATGTCCCCAGTCTGTGAAATGGAATCCATGCAGAGAGCCACATCTGTTCAGCGATACAGAG GTTCTTCAGCAACTGAGCTGCATGGCACTGAGGAGCAAAATGTTTCTAGTGGCAAACATAGGAGCTAAGCAGCCCTGCGAGTATAATGATCCTCTCTGCCCACCTGATGGGAGATACCAGTTTAATACTGATGTGGTATTCAACGCCAATGGTACTCTGGTAGCCAGATACCGCAAACAAAACCTGTATTTTGAATATGCTTTCAATACTCCTCCAGAGGTTGATCATGTGCTTTTTGATACACCTTTTGCTGGCAAGTTTGGCATGTTCACTTGCTTTGATATACTCTTCTATGAGCCTGCAGTAAGCCTTGTCAAGGAATACAATGTGAAGCAGGTTGTGTATCCAACTGCATGGATGAACCAGCTCCCACTCCTGTCCGCTGTAGAATTTCAACAAGCTTTTGCAACTGCTTTTAATATCAACGTTTTGGCAGCTAATATCCACCACCCTGCACTGGGTATGACAGGTAGTGGCATATACACGCCATTAAAGTCTTTCATCTACCATGACATGGAAAGTCATGATGGCAAACTTATAGTAGCAGAGATCTCCGTGATGACACCAGAGCGTGAACCCCAACTGGAGAGCAATGCAAGACCCAGAAAGAGCATTGAATACCCCCACAACAATTTTGCAAGCCTTCACATAGATGATCAGGTTTGCAATAAGAAGGAACAAAAGGCCCACTGCTGGGTAGCAGAAAAGGAAGACAAAGAAGCCCCTCTGATATTTTACAGGGAGATGATGTATGACAATTTCACTTTGGTTCCTGTAAGGGGAACTAAAGGGGAGCTCCAGGTTTGTGCCAACACCCTCTGTTGTTATTTAAGTTACCAGAGACCTACTATATCTGATGAATTGTATGCTTTGGGTGTCTTTGATGGGCTTCATACAGTCCATGGCACATACTATGTTCAGGTTTGTGCCTTAGTGAAGTGTGGTGGCCTCAGCTATAGCACCTGTGGGCAGGAGGTCACAGATGCCACTGCTTTGATAGATTTtgagctggggggaaattttAGTACTTCCTATATCTTTCCTCTGCTGCTTATGTCTGGTATTAACCTAGACTTCACTGATCACTTGGGTTGGAAAAACAACTACTATTTCATGAGCAAAAGTGGACTATCCTCTGGTTTAGTGACAGCTGCTTTGTATGGACGATGGTATGAGAGGGACTAG